In the genome of Nocardiopsis composta, one region contains:
- a CDS encoding CTP synthase: protein MASAASTKHLFVTGGVASSLGKGLTASSLGRLLKSRGLRVTMQKLDPYLNVDPGTMNPFQHGEVFVTDDGAETDLDIGHYERFLDTELSGSANVTTGQIYSSVIAKERQGAYLGDTVQVIPHITNEIKARIYAMESADVDVVITEIGGTVGDIESQPFLEAVRQIRHEIGRDNCFFLHVSLVPYLAPSGELKTKPTQHSVAALRSIGIQPDALVCRSDRPIPLAMKSKISLMCDVDEGGVISCPDAPSIYDIPKVVHREGLDAYVVRRLGLAFRDVDWTEWDELLRRVHEPAHEVTIALVGKYIDLPDAYLSVTEALRAGGFAENTRVKIRWVASDDCATEEGARRELAGVHGVLVPGGFGVRGIEGKLGAIRHARQNRIPLLGICLGLQCLVIEFARGVAGIEGANSAEFDDKAAEPVIATMADQADVVSGERDMGGTMRLGMYPADLAEGSLARELYGAGRVSERHRHRFEVNNAYRARLEEAGLVFSGLSPDGRLVEYAELPREEHPFFIATQAHPELRSRPTRAHPLFSGLVAAALKHDAGGRE from the coding sequence TTGGCATCCGCCGCGAGCACCAAACACCTCTTCGTCACCGGCGGGGTCGCCTCCAGCCTCGGGAAGGGCCTCACGGCCTCCAGCCTCGGCCGGCTGCTGAAGTCGCGCGGCCTTCGGGTCACCATGCAGAAGCTGGACCCCTACCTCAACGTCGACCCGGGGACGATGAACCCCTTCCAGCACGGCGAGGTGTTCGTCACCGACGACGGGGCGGAGACCGATCTCGACATCGGCCACTACGAGCGCTTCCTGGACACCGAGCTCTCCGGGTCGGCCAACGTCACCACCGGCCAGATCTACTCCAGCGTGATCGCCAAGGAGCGGCAGGGCGCCTACCTGGGCGACACCGTCCAGGTCATCCCGCACATCACCAATGAGATCAAGGCGCGCATCTACGCGATGGAGAGCGCCGACGTCGACGTCGTCATCACCGAGATCGGCGGCACCGTCGGCGACATCGAGTCGCAGCCCTTCCTGGAGGCGGTGCGCCAGATCCGGCACGAGATCGGCCGGGACAACTGCTTCTTCCTGCACGTCTCGCTGGTGCCCTACCTGGCGCCCTCCGGTGAGCTGAAGACCAAGCCGACCCAGCACTCGGTGGCCGCGCTGCGCAGCATCGGCATCCAGCCCGACGCGCTGGTGTGCCGGTCGGACCGGCCCATCCCGCTGGCGATGAAGTCCAAGATCAGCCTGATGTGCGACGTGGACGAGGGAGGCGTGATCTCCTGCCCGGACGCCCCGTCCATCTACGACATCCCCAAGGTCGTGCACCGCGAGGGCCTGGACGCCTACGTGGTCCGCCGGCTGGGCCTGGCCTTCCGCGACGTCGACTGGACCGAGTGGGACGAGCTGCTGCGCCGGGTGCACGAGCCCGCGCACGAGGTCACCATCGCCCTGGTCGGCAAGTACATCGACCTGCCCGACGCCTACCTGTCGGTCACCGAGGCGCTGCGCGCCGGCGGCTTCGCGGAGAACACCCGGGTCAAGATCCGCTGGGTCGCCTCCGACGACTGCGCCACCGAGGAGGGCGCCCGGCGCGAGCTGGCCGGGGTGCACGGCGTGCTCGTCCCCGGCGGGTTCGGCGTCCGCGGCATCGAGGGCAAGCTCGGCGCGATCCGGCACGCTCGGCAGAACCGCATCCCGCTGCTCGGCATCTGCCTGGGCCTGCAGTGCCTGGTCATCGAGTTCGCCCGGGGCGTGGCCGGCATCGAGGGCGCGAACAGCGCCGAGTTCGACGACAAGGCCGCCGAGCCGGTCATCGCCACCATGGCCGACCAGGCCGACGTGGTCTCCGGCGAGCGGGACATGGGCGGCACTATGCGGTTGGGCATGTACCCGGCCGACCTGGCCGAGGGCTCCCTCGCCCGCGAGCTGTACGGCGCCGGCCGGGTCTCCGAGCGGCACCGGCACCGCTTCGAGGTGAACAACGCCTACCGCGCCCGCCTGGAGGAGGCCGGCCTGGTCTTCTCCGGCCTGTCCCCGGACGGGCGGCTGGTGGAGTACGCCGAGCTGCCGCGCGAGGAGCACCCGTTCTTCATCGCCACCCAGGCCCACCCGGAGCTGCGGTCCCGCCCGACCCGCGCGCACCCGCTCTTCTCCGGCCTGGTCGCCGCCGCGCTCAAGCACGACGCCGGCGGCCGGGAGTGA
- a CDS encoding NUDIX domain-containing protein — protein sequence MTGAQRTGAVSDTPESAEVVERAEPFRGAKTAMRVDRFMLPGEDGPELVAREYMVHPGAVVALALDERDRVLMVHQYRHAVGARLWELPAGVRDEEGEPPLRTAQRELEEETGHRAEHWFELADFYPSAGFSTERIQVFLARGVTEVPQGQLDYRRVHEEADMAVEWIPLDDALDAVLAGRLRNGATVIGVLAAATARRDGYASLRPAG from the coding sequence GTGACCGGCGCGCAGCGGACCGGGGCGGTCTCCGACACCCCGGAGTCGGCCGAGGTCGTCGAGCGGGCCGAGCCGTTCCGCGGTGCCAAGACCGCGATGCGGGTGGACCGGTTCATGCTGCCCGGCGAGGACGGCCCCGAGCTGGTCGCCCGGGAGTACATGGTGCATCCGGGCGCGGTCGTCGCGCTCGCCCTGGACGAGCGGGACCGGGTGCTGATGGTGCACCAGTACCGGCATGCGGTCGGCGCCCGGCTCTGGGAGCTGCCCGCCGGGGTCCGCGACGAGGAGGGCGAGCCGCCGCTGCGCACCGCGCAGCGCGAGCTGGAGGAGGAGACCGGGCACCGCGCCGAGCACTGGTTCGAGCTGGCCGACTTCTACCCGTCGGCGGGCTTCTCCACCGAGCGGATCCAGGTCTTCCTGGCCCGCGGCGTCACCGAGGTCCCCCAGGGGCAGCTCGACTACCGGCGGGTGCACGAGGAGGCCGACATGGCGGTGGAGTGGATCCCGCTGGACGACGCCCTGGACGCGGTGCTGGCCGGGCGGCTGCGCAACGGGGCGACCGTCATCGGGGTGCTGGCCGCGGCCACCGCCCGGCGCGACGGCTACGCCTCGCTCCGCCCCGCCGGCTGA
- a CDS encoding site-specific tyrosine recombinase XerD: MATAAERDERSGAAAEAAPAGAEVRGYLDHLAVERGLAANTLASYRRDLRRYAEFLAERGIDSLTGVGPEDVAAFLRRLREGDAEHPPLGSNSAGRAVVAVRGLHRFALREGITRTDPAEEISPPRPRRRLPKAVPLADIEALLAAAGVSGDARGLRDRALLELLYGTGARISEAVGLDVDDVAGDAAGVVRFRGKGGKERVVPIGRFAQEAIEAYLVRGRPGLAASGRGAPALFLNARGGRLTRQGAWAVLRAAAARAGLDEVSPHTLRHSFATHLIDGGADVRVVQELLGHASVSTTQVYTLVTVDRLREVYAASHPRARSAPQA, translated from the coding sequence ATGGCGACGGCAGCGGAGCGGGACGAGCGCAGCGGGGCGGCCGCGGAGGCCGCGCCGGCCGGCGCCGAGGTGCGCGGATACCTGGACCACCTCGCGGTGGAGCGCGGACTCGCCGCGAACACCCTCGCCTCCTACCGCCGCGACCTGCGGCGCTACGCCGAGTTCCTGGCCGAGCGCGGCATCGACTCGCTCACCGGGGTGGGCCCGGAGGACGTCGCGGCGTTCCTGCGCCGGCTGCGCGAGGGCGACGCCGAGCACCCGCCGCTGGGCAGCAACTCGGCCGGGCGCGCCGTGGTGGCGGTGCGCGGCCTGCACCGGTTCGCGCTGCGCGAGGGCATCACCCGCACCGACCCGGCCGAGGAGATCAGCCCGCCGCGGCCGCGGCGCCGGCTGCCCAAGGCGGTGCCGCTGGCCGACATCGAGGCGCTGCTGGCCGCGGCCGGGGTCTCCGGCGACGCGCGCGGGCTGCGCGACCGCGCCCTGCTGGAGCTGCTGTACGGCACCGGGGCACGGATCTCCGAGGCGGTCGGCCTGGACGTCGACGACGTGGCCGGGGACGCCGCCGGGGTGGTCCGGTTCCGCGGCAAGGGCGGCAAGGAGCGGGTGGTGCCGATCGGCCGGTTCGCCCAGGAGGCGATCGAGGCCTACCTGGTGCGGGGCAGGCCGGGGCTGGCCGCCTCCGGCCGGGGCGCCCCGGCGCTGTTCCTCAACGCGCGGGGCGGCCGGCTGACCCGGCAGGGCGCGTGGGCGGTGCTGCGCGCCGCGGCGGCCCGGGCCGGGCTGGACGAGGTCTCGCCGCACACCCTGCGGCACTCCTTCGCCACCCACCTCATCGACGGCGGCGCCGACGTGCGGGTCGTCCAGGAGCTGCTCGGCCACGCCTCGGTGAGCACCACCCAGGTCTACACGCTGGTCACGGTGGACCGGCTGCGCGAGGTCTACGCGGCCAGCCACCCCCGGGCCCGCTCGGCCCCGCAGGCCTGA
- a CDS encoding ParA family protein, giving the protein MSWSRYDGAEAQAPADGGVQDGSARNPWGEPRSTGDELQTGRSQQGYPEPAPVDRHGPARIVALCNQKGGVGKTTTTINLGAAIAEYGRRVLLVDFDPQGALSVGLGRLDPRELDLTVYNLLMQRDVTVGDVLLKTDVDGLDLIPSNIDLSAAEVQLVGEVAREQMLARALRPVIDDYDVVLIDCQPSLGLLTVNALTAADGVIVPLECEFFALRGVALLMDTIEKVQERLNERLVIDGFLGTMYDPRTLHAREVLSTIIDGFGDKVYGTVINRTVRFPDATVAGEPITRFDSSSAGAAAYRDLAKEVLARWPSSGLAG; this is encoded by the coding sequence GTGAGCTGGTCTCGATACGACGGCGCGGAGGCGCAGGCCCCGGCCGACGGGGGCGTGCAGGACGGATCGGCGCGCAACCCATGGGGAGAACCACGCAGCACGGGGGACGAACTGCAGACCGGGAGATCACAGCAGGGCTATCCGGAGCCGGCTCCGGTGGACCGCCACGGTCCGGCACGGATCGTAGCACTGTGCAACCAGAAGGGTGGCGTCGGCAAGACGACCACCACCATCAACCTCGGCGCGGCGATCGCGGAGTACGGGCGCCGGGTGCTGCTCGTCGACTTCGACCCGCAGGGCGCGCTCTCGGTCGGGCTGGGGCGGCTCGACCCCCGCGAGCTCGACCTGACCGTCTACAACCTGCTCATGCAGCGGGACGTGACCGTCGGCGACGTGCTGCTCAAGACCGACGTCGACGGGCTCGACCTGATCCCGAGCAACATCGACCTGTCCGCGGCCGAGGTGCAGCTGGTCGGCGAGGTCGCCCGGGAGCAGATGCTGGCCCGAGCGCTGCGCCCGGTGATCGACGACTACGACGTCGTGCTGATCGACTGCCAGCCCTCGCTGGGTCTGCTCACGGTGAACGCGCTCACCGCGGCCGACGGGGTCATCGTGCCGCTGGAGTGCGAGTTCTTCGCGCTGCGCGGGGTGGCGCTGCTGATGGACACCATCGAGAAGGTCCAGGAGCGGCTCAACGAGCGCCTGGTCATCGACGGGTTCCTCGGCACCATGTACGACCCGCGCACGCTGCACGCCCGCGAGGTGCTGTCCACCATCATCGACGGCTTCGGCGACAAGGTGTACGGCACGGTCATCAACCGGACCGTCCGGTTCCCGGACGCGACGGTGGCGGGGGAGCCGATCACCCGGTTCGACAGCTCGTCCGCGGGCGCCGCGGCCTACCGCGACCTCGCGAAGGAGGTGCTGGCCAGATGGCCAAGCAGCGGCCTCGCCGGGTGA
- a CDS encoding segregation and condensation protein A, which produces MTEDGTGGEAGEESGGGGFRVHLDNFEGPFDLLLGLISKHKLDITEVSLSKVTDEFIAYIKAHGEAWDLDQASHFLLVAATLLDLKAARLLPRGDVEDEDDLALLEERDLLFARLLQYRAYKQVAAVLSERMTSQGRRFARAVQLEDRFAESRPDVLIKLGPQEFAALAGRVFTPREPPSVPVTHIHQTKTSVREQGALVVAALREHGSLTFAELTEDCTGTFEVVARFLALLELYRAANVGFDQPEPLGELLVSWTGDSVGEVAVDDDYDDAAPREAESGGREGA; this is translated from the coding sequence ATGACAGAAGACGGCACCGGGGGCGAGGCCGGGGAGGAGAGCGGGGGCGGCGGCTTCCGGGTCCACCTGGACAACTTCGAGGGGCCCTTCGACCTTCTCCTCGGGCTGATCTCCAAGCACAAGCTGGACATCACCGAGGTGTCGCTGTCGAAGGTCACCGACGAGTTCATCGCCTACATCAAGGCGCACGGCGAAGCCTGGGACCTCGACCAGGCCAGCCACTTCCTGCTGGTGGCGGCCACCCTGCTGGACCTCAAGGCGGCGCGGCTGCTGCCGCGCGGCGACGTGGAGGACGAGGACGACCTCGCCCTGCTGGAGGAGCGCGACCTGCTCTTCGCCCGGCTGCTGCAGTACCGCGCCTACAAGCAGGTCGCCGCGGTGCTGTCGGAGCGGATGACCTCGCAGGGGCGGCGCTTCGCGCGCGCCGTGCAGCTGGAGGACCGGTTCGCCGAGTCGCGCCCCGACGTGCTGATCAAGCTGGGGCCGCAGGAGTTCGCGGCGCTGGCCGGCCGGGTGTTCACCCCCCGGGAGCCGCCCAGCGTGCCGGTCACCCACATCCACCAGACCAAGACCTCGGTGCGCGAGCAGGGCGCGCTGGTGGTGGCGGCGCTGCGGGAGCACGGCAGCCTCACGTTCGCCGAGCTGACCGAGGACTGCACCGGTACCTTCGAGGTGGTCGCCCGGTTCCTGGCGCTGCTGGAGCTGTACCGGGCCGCCAACGTCGGCTTCGACCAGCCCGAGCCGCTCGGCGAGCTGCTGGTGAGCTGGACCGGCGACAGCGTGGGCGAGGTGGCCGTGGACGACGACTACGACGACGCCGCACCGCGCGAGGCGGAGAGCGGCGGAAGGGAGGGCGCGTGA
- the scpB gene encoding SMC-Scp complex subunit ScpB, with the protein MTVGEDAPEAAPGAGGAADRALRRDLEAVLMVVDQPVEAFELARGLGRPVGDVADALEELSAEYTAQGRGFDLRRVAEGWRIYTRPECAEVVEHFLKEGQEVRLTQAALETLAVVAYRQPVSRGRVSAVRGVNCDGVMRTLVLRGLIEEAGQDRESGAILYRTTSYFLERLGLMSLDDLPDLAPFLPDDIEGIDDTGEHAT; encoded by the coding sequence GTGACCGTGGGAGAGGACGCCCCGGAGGCCGCGCCGGGGGCGGGCGGTGCCGCCGACCGGGCCCTGCGGCGCGACCTGGAGGCCGTGCTGATGGTGGTCGACCAGCCGGTGGAGGCCTTCGAGCTGGCCCGGGGGCTGGGCCGCCCGGTCGGTGACGTCGCCGACGCGCTGGAGGAGCTGTCCGCCGAGTACACCGCGCAGGGGCGCGGTTTCGACCTGCGCCGGGTGGCCGAGGGGTGGCGGATCTACACCCGCCCGGAATGCGCGGAGGTCGTCGAGCATTTCCTCAAGGAGGGGCAGGAGGTCCGGCTCACCCAGGCCGCCCTCGAGACGCTCGCGGTGGTCGCCTACCGGCAGCCGGTCTCCCGGGGGCGGGTCTCCGCGGTCCGGGGTGTCAACTGCGACGGAGTTATGCGTACCCTCGTACTGCGGGGGCTGATCGAGGAGGCGGGCCAGGACCGGGAGTCCGGCGCCATCCTGTATCGCACGACGAGCTACTTCCTGGAGCGTCTGGGGCTGATGAGCCTCGACGACCTCCCGGATCTCGCCCCGTTCCTGCCTGACGACATCGAAGGTATTGACGACACCGGTGAACACGCCACATAG
- a CDS encoding pseudouridine synthase, with product MTTPVNTPHRNDRSRGERDSFRPRGERGRGAPRGERGDSYRSERPFRRDDRRDDRRDDRRDDRRDERRGGFRDDRRGEGRPRADRRDDRGRPFGDRDRRPHGDRDRDDRRGGFREDRRPRDDRRADARGERRPYGDRDRRPQGDRDRGRDDRRPERGFGRDDRRDDRRGPRADRGEDRGRPFGDRDRRPHGDRDRDDRRGGFREDRRPRDDRRADARGERRPYGERDRGRDDRRPYGDRDRGRDDRRGGSRDDRRDAPRGERRFDRRDDRRDDRRDDRRAPVRRPGGAAGGRGRPSAPAQDHGGARSERELSAAARARLKALRSEYDPSDEDRPDGEPRDTYQNVPGGIRLQKALAQAGVASRRACEELISDGRVTVDGQVVRRFGARVDPETSEIRVDGMLVAASPDRLYFALNKPRGVVSTMSDPEGRPTLADYAGQTEERLFHVGRLDTETEGLILLTNDGELANRLTHPRYKVVKTYIAKVPGPVPREVIREIRDGVELEDGPVEVDSFRVVENLEPKALVEIRLHEGRKHIVRRLMEEVGHPVSDLARTQVGPIDLNVLKPGTMRALTAREIGELYAAAGM from the coding sequence TTGACGACACCGGTGAACACGCCACATAGAAACGACAGGTCCCGCGGTGAGCGGGACTCCTTCCGCCCGCGCGGTGAGCGCGGCCGCGGTGCCCCGCGCGGTGAGCGCGGCGACTCCTACCGCTCCGAGCGCCCCTTCCGGCGCGACGACCGGCGAGACGACCGCCGTGACGACCGGCGGGACGACCGCCGTGACGAGCGCCGCGGCGGCTTCCGCGACGACCGGCGCGGCGAGGGCCGCCCCCGTGCGGACCGCAGGGACGACCGGGGCCGCCCGTTCGGCGACCGGGACCGGCGCCCGCACGGCGACCGGGACCGGGACGACCGGCGCGGCGGTTTCCGCGAGGACCGGCGTCCCCGTGACGACCGGCGCGCGGACGCGCGCGGCGAGCGCCGCCCCTACGGCGACCGCGACCGGCGCCCGCAGGGCGACCGGGACCGCGGCCGGGACGACCGGCGCCCCGAGCGCGGTTTCGGCCGCGACGACCGGCGGGACGACCGCCGCGGTCCCCGTGCGGACCGCGGAGAGGACCGGGGCCGCCCGTTCGGCGACCGGGACCGGCGCCCGCACGGCGACCGGGACCGGGACGACCGGCGCGGCGGTTTCCGCGAGGACCGGCGTCCCCGTGACGACCGGCGCGCGGACGCGCGCGGCGAGCGCCGCCCCTACGGGGAGCGCGACCGGGGCCGGGACGACCGGCGCCCCTACGGCGACCGGGACCGCGGCCGGGACGACCGGCGCGGCGGCTCTCGCGACGACCGGCGGGACGCCCCCCGGGGCGAGCGCCGCTTCGACCGCAGGGACGACCGGCGCGACGACCGCCGGGACGACCGGCGCGCGCCGGTCCGCCGCCCGGGCGGTGCCGCCGGCGGCCGGGGGCGGCCCTCCGCTCCGGCGCAGGACCACGGCGGCGCGCGCAGCGAGCGCGAGCTGTCCGCGGCGGCGCGCGCCCGGCTGAAGGCGCTGCGCTCGGAGTACGACCCGTCCGACGAGGACCGCCCCGACGGCGAGCCGCGGGACACCTACCAGAACGTGCCCGGCGGCATCCGGCTGCAGAAGGCCCTGGCCCAGGCCGGGGTGGCCAGCCGGCGGGCCTGCGAGGAGCTGATCTCCGACGGCAGGGTCACCGTGGACGGCCAGGTGGTGCGCCGGTTCGGTGCCCGGGTCGACCCGGAGACCTCGGAGATCCGGGTGGACGGGATGCTCGTCGCGGCCTCCCCGGACCGGCTCTACTTCGCGCTGAACAAGCCGCGCGGCGTGGTCAGCACCATGTCGGACCCGGAGGGGCGGCCGACCCTGGCCGACTACGCGGGCCAGACCGAGGAGCGGCTGTTCCACGTCGGCCGGCTGGACACCGAGACCGAGGGCCTGATCCTGCTCACCAACGACGGCGAGCTCGCCAACCGGCTCACCCACCCGCGGTACAAGGTCGTCAAGACCTACATCGCGAAGGTGCCGGGGCCGGTCCCGCGCGAGGTGATCCGGGAGATCCGCGACGGCGTCGAGCTGGAGGACGGCCCGGTCGAGGTGGACTCCTTCCGGGTGGTGGAGAACCTGGAGCCCAAGGCGCTGGTGGAGATCCGCCTGCACGAGGGCCGCAAGCACATCGTGCGCCGGCTGATGGAGGAGGTGGGCCACCCGGTCTCCGACCTCGCGCGCACCCAGGTCGGCCCGATCGACCTGAACGTGCTCAAGCCGGGCACGATGCGCGCGCTCACCGCCCGCGAGATCGGCGAGCTGTACGCCGCGGCGGGCATGTAG
- the aroH gene encoding chorismate mutase, with translation MAVRAIRGAVQVDADERELVLEATAELVSEVMRRNGLHTDDVISVLFTATPDLTSEFPALAARKLGFADVPLMCASEIAVPHGLPRVVRLMAHVDTDRPRAELHHVYLRGAQALRLDIAQ, from the coding sequence GTGGCAGTTCGAGCGATCCGTGGTGCGGTGCAGGTGGACGCGGACGAGCGGGAGCTCGTCCTGGAGGCCACCGCTGAGCTGGTCTCGGAGGTGATGCGGCGCAACGGGCTGCACACCGACGACGTGATCAGCGTGCTGTTCACCGCCACCCCCGATCTCACCTCGGAGTTTCCGGCCCTGGCCGCCCGCAAGCTCGGCTTCGCCGACGTTCCGCTGATGTGCGCGAGCGAGATCGCCGTCCCGCACGGGCTGCCCCGGGTCGTCCGGCTGATGGCCCACGTGGACACCGACCGGCCCCGCGCCGAGCTGCACCACGTCTACCTGCGCGGCGCCCAGGCGCTCCGGCTGGACATCGCGCAGTGA
- a CDS encoding TetR-like C-terminal domain-containing protein, protein MPFPPGLPPSQGGDLDVAGATERSDTPRRHDHRGERAAGRFPALAARSHRGSERGPPRTGAARAGRSRPRRPPRPRGPRRRCRRVRAGSPRSRRCGTARAARPADGPAGRIPAWAEALRAWSPTNPQGFRLIYGDPVPGYRPPEGGPAADAERRACAGLTGLVAAAWPAADRPAAGFAWSDFDADLAGHAREEFPGLPPDAVALALRTWGRMHGLLTLRPPGPAHRRPGAALPGGDARPGPLAGARGPRGGGGLSGAGRAARPGAGFPGTLGVSADQRGDDRTEGAVGG, encoded by the coding sequence GTGCCCTTTCCACCCGGCCTCCCGCCGTCCCAGGGCGGTGATCTCGACGTTGCGGGGGCAACAGAGCGCTCTGACACCCCGCGACGCCACGATCATCGGGGCGAGCGGGCGGCAGGGCGTTTCCCCGCGCTCGCCGCCCGCTCGCATCGGGGATCTGAGCGCGGGCCACCGCGAACCGGCGCTGCACGTGCCGGCCGCTCTCGACCTCGTCGACCGCCGCGACCGCGAGGTCCTCGGCGGAGATGCCGCCGCGTCCGGGCAGGATCACCGCGTTCCCGCCGGTGCGGTACCGCCCGGGCCGCCCGCCCCGCGGACGGCCCGGCCGGCCGGATACCGGCCTGGGCCGAGGCACTGCGCGCCTGGTCGCCGACGAACCCGCAGGGCTTCCGGCTGATCTACGGCGACCCGGTGCCCGGCTACCGGCCGCCGGAGGGCGGTCCGGCGGCCGACGCCGAGCGGCGCGCCTGCGCGGGACTGACCGGCCTCGTCGCGGCCGCATGGCCCGCCGCGGACCGCCCGGCCGCGGGGTTCGCCTGGTCGGACTTTGACGCGGACCTGGCCGGGCACGCCCGGGAGGAGTTCCCCGGCCTTCCGCCGGACGCCGTGGCCCTCGCCCTGCGCACCTGGGGGCGGATGCACGGCCTGCTCACCCTACGGCCACCTGGCCCCGCTCACCGCCGACCCGGGGCGGCTCTACCGGGCGGAGATGCTCGACCTGGTCCGCTCGCTGGGGCTCGCGGCCCCAGGGGAGGCGGAGGGCTGAGCGGCGCCGGCCGCGCGGCGCGCCCCGGGGCGGGTTTCCCCGGTACCCTTGGGGTCTCCGCTGATCAGCGGGGGGACGACCGGACGGAAGGGGCCGTGGGGGGATGA
- a CDS encoding prephenate dehydrogenase, which translates to MIDRAVVVGAGLIGTSIALALREHGVRVGLYDPDPRNLRLACDIGAGEAVDPADAGPPADVAVVAAPPAVVPRALLAAQRAGLAHVYTDAASVKAGVVAEAARIGCDMASYVPGHPMGGREKSGPAAARSDLFLGRSWVLCPTAEAGAKAVAAVTELARMCGGEPVTMAPGAHDRAVALVSHAPHVASSAVAARLAEGEPAALRLSGQGVRDVTRIAGGDPELWTEILKHNPGPVADVLEAMAADLAGAAERLRAEQRGAGDGGIRDILERGRAGRDRIPGKHGEPDRAAARYTELAVVLPDEPGALGRLFAAVGAAGVNIEDVRMDHSPGQPLGLAQLSVLPEAAGPLAASLKEQGWSVHG; encoded by the coding sequence ATGATCGACCGCGCCGTGGTCGTGGGCGCAGGGCTGATCGGGACGTCGATCGCGCTCGCGCTGCGGGAGCACGGGGTGCGGGTGGGGCTGTACGACCCCGACCCGCGCAACCTCCGGCTGGCCTGCGACATCGGTGCGGGTGAGGCGGTCGACCCGGCCGATGCGGGGCCGCCGGCCGACGTCGCGGTGGTCGCCGCGCCCCCGGCGGTGGTGCCCCGCGCGCTGCTCGCCGCCCAGCGGGCCGGGCTGGCGCACGTCTACACCGACGCGGCCAGCGTCAAGGCCGGGGTGGTCGCCGAGGCCGCCCGGATCGGCTGCGACATGGCGAGCTACGTCCCCGGCCACCCGATGGGCGGCCGGGAGAAGAGCGGCCCCGCGGCCGCCCGCTCCGACCTCTTCCTCGGCCGGTCCTGGGTGCTCTGCCCCACCGCGGAGGCCGGGGCGAAGGCCGTCGCCGCCGTCACCGAGCTGGCCCGGATGTGCGGCGGCGAACCGGTGACCATGGCGCCCGGCGCGCACGACCGGGCGGTGGCGCTGGTCTCGCACGCCCCGCACGTGGCCTCCTCCGCGGTCGCGGCGCGGCTGGCGGAGGGCGAGCCGGCGGCGCTGCGCCTGTCCGGCCAGGGGGTGCGCGACGTCACCCGGATCGCCGGCGGCGACCCCGAGCTGTGGACCGAGATCCTCAAGCACAACCCGGGCCCGGTCGCCGACGTGCTGGAGGCGATGGCCGCCGACCTGGCCGGCGCCGCCGAGCGGCTCCGCGCCGAGCAGCGCGGCGCCGGCGACGGCGGTATCCGCGACATCCTGGAGCGCGGCCGCGCCGGCCGCGACCGCATCCCCGGCAAGCACGGCGAACCCGACCGCGCGGCCGCCCGCTACACCGAGCTCGCCGTGGTCCTCCCGGACGAGCCGGGCGCGCTGGGCCGGCTGTTCGCCGCGGTCGGCGCGGCCGGGGTGAACATCGAGGACGTCCGGATGGACCACTCGCCCGGCCAGCCGCTGGGCCTGGCCCAGCTCTCCGTGCTCCCCGAGGCGGCCGGACCGCTGGCCGCCTCCCTCAAGGAGCAGGGCTGGTCGGTGCACGGCTGA
- the cmk gene encoding (d)CMP kinase, giving the protein MSAQGNAGEGVEGTAGPGIVIAIDGPSGSGKSSTSKGVARARGLAYLDTGAMYRAITWWMLRNGIEAEDAVAVADAASKPVITMGTDPSAPTVQVDGTDVAGEIRTQEVTSSVSAVSAVPAVRERLVAMQRDTIAQARRESGGIVVEGRDITTVVAPDAEVKIFLTASAEARARRRSKENSSDDVAGTQEALARRDRLDSSRAVSPLTRTADAVELETTGLGLQEVVDLVLGLADEAAAAEASPAAG; this is encoded by the coding sequence GTGAGCGCGCAGGGCAACGCCGGGGAAGGCGTGGAGGGCACGGCCGGGCCGGGCATCGTCATCGCCATCGACGGGCCGTCCGGTTCGGGCAAGTCCAGCACGTCCAAGGGCGTCGCCAGGGCGCGCGGCCTCGCCTACCTCGACACGGGGGCGATGTACCGCGCCATCACCTGGTGGATGCTGCGCAACGGCATCGAGGCGGAGGACGCGGTGGCCGTCGCGGACGCCGCATCGAAGCCGGTCATCACCATGGGCACCGACCCGTCGGCCCCCACCGTCCAGGTGGACGGCACCGACGTCGCCGGTGAGATCAGGACCCAGGAGGTCACCTCGTCCGTCAGCGCGGTCAGCGCCGTGCCGGCGGTGCGCGAGCGGCTCGTGGCCATGCAGCGCGACACCATCGCGCAGGCCCGGCGCGAGTCCGGCGGGATCGTGGTCGAGGGGCGCGACATCACCACCGTCGTCGCCCCCGACGCGGAGGTGAAGATCTTCCTCACCGCCAGCGCGGAGGCGCGCGCCCGGCGGCGCAGCAAGGAGAACAGCAGCGACGACGTCGCGGGAACACAGGAGGCACTGGCCCGCCGGGACCGGCTGGACTCCTCGCGCGCGGTCTCCCCGCTGACCCGCACCGCGGACGCGGTGGAACTGGAGACCACCGGCCTCGGCCTGCAGGAGGTCGTCGACCTCGTGCTGGGCCTGGCCGACGAGGCCGCCGCCGCGGAGGCGAGCCCCGCGGCCGGATGA